In a single window of the Arthrobacter sp. StoSoilA2 genome:
- the rpsN gene encoding 30S ribosomal protein S14 produces MAKKSKIARNEQRKVIVERYAAKRLELKKTLVDPNATDEAREAARLGLQKLPRNASPIRLRNRDQIDGRPRGTFQKFGISRVRFRDMAHRGELPGITKSSW; encoded by the coding sequence ATGGCAAAGAAGTCAAAGATTGCTCGCAACGAGCAGCGCAAGGTCATTGTTGAGCGTTACGCTGCCAAGCGTCTCGAACTGAAGAAGACCCTGGTTGACCCCAACGCGACTGACGAAGCACGCGAAGCTGCACGCCTCGGCCTGCAGAAGCTGCCCCGCAACGCCTCCCCGATCCGTCTGCGTAACCGCGACCAGATCGACGGCCGTCCCCGCGGCACCTTCCAGAAGTTTGGTATCTCCCGTGTTCGCTTCCGCGACATGGCTCACCGCGGTGAGCTCCCGGGTATCACCAAGTCTTCCTGGTAA
- the rpmG gene encoding 50S ribosomal protein L33 yields the protein MAKDKDVRPIIKLKSTAGTGYTYVTRKNRRNDPDRLVLKKYDPKIRQHVEFREER from the coding sequence ATGGCAAAGGACAAGGACGTACGTCCGATCATCAAGCTGAAGTCCACTGCGGGCACGGGTTACACCTACGTAACGCGCAAGAACCGTCGTAACGATCCTGACCGTCTGGTCCTGAAGAAGTACGACCCCAAGATCCGCCAGCACGTCGAATTCCGAGAGGAGCGCTAA
- the rpmB gene encoding 50S ribosomal protein L28, protein MAAHCQVTGAEPGFGHSISHSHRRNKRRFDPNIQKKRYWVPSLRRNVTLTLSARGIKTIDVRGIDSVVADILARGVKL, encoded by the coding sequence ATGGCAGCACACTGCCAAGTGACCGGGGCCGAGCCGGGCTTTGGACACAGCATTTCGCACTCGCACCGCCGCAACAAGCGTCGGTTCGACCCGAACATTCAGAAGAAGCGCTACTGGGTTCCGTCCCTGCGCCGTAACGTCACGCTGACCCTGTCAGCCCGTGGCATCAAGACAATCGACGTACGCGGCATCGACTCTGTCGTCGCCGACATCCTGGCACGAGGAGTAAAGCTCTAA
- a CDS encoding ferredoxin reductase family protein, whose translation MTSLLSRVSGAEQSAAPGPRTPPAAVERFQAQARRRLARADILGFLAWVSPVAAVALWLADGGAGGFSSFAGSATGLGIVAGLVGMDVVLLMLLLAARIPLVNNTIGHDRALEIHKSLGKPALYLLLAHGILLAVGYGAAEGLDPISESVSLWVNVPDMWLAFVAMALFLVVVVTSLVAVRRKFPYKFWYVIHLLTYAAVAAAIPHQFSVGGLFAEGTWQRWYWLAFCIGTGAALLFFRIYLPLAATVRHQLTVSRVVRVAPDVFSIEMTGLHLEKLAGSGGRFFIWRFLAPGFWWQPHPFSLSAEPLPATGTAVGKLRITVRKLGDGSARLARLRPGTRVALEGPYGMFSTAARSRNRVVMIGAGIGIAPLRSLLESTPFEPGNATVLLRGHDESELFLGQEIMALCQARGATLFHLTGPRSARPNAWLPESAVQAGFTLRSYIPDVANADVYVCGPAGWAGKVVQDAQAAGVPAEQLHYERFDW comes from the coding sequence ATGACATCGCTTCTTTCACGTGTTTCGGGTGCTGAACAGTCCGCGGCGCCGGGCCCACGGACACCGCCGGCCGCCGTCGAACGCTTCCAGGCGCAAGCCCGACGGCGGCTGGCCCGGGCTGACATTCTGGGTTTCCTCGCGTGGGTGTCCCCGGTGGCCGCGGTCGCCTTGTGGCTTGCAGACGGCGGCGCAGGCGGGTTCTCCTCCTTTGCCGGAAGTGCGACAGGCCTCGGAATCGTGGCTGGTTTGGTCGGCATGGACGTGGTCCTCCTCATGCTGCTCCTGGCGGCCCGGATCCCGCTGGTCAACAACACAATCGGCCATGACCGCGCTCTTGAGATCCATAAATCACTGGGTAAGCCGGCGCTTTACCTGCTGCTGGCACATGGGATCCTCCTGGCGGTCGGCTATGGCGCCGCAGAAGGCCTCGACCCCATCAGCGAATCGGTGTCCCTGTGGGTCAACGTCCCGGATATGTGGCTCGCGTTCGTCGCGATGGCGCTGTTCCTCGTCGTGGTCGTGACCTCGTTAGTGGCGGTGCGACGAAAGTTCCCGTACAAATTCTGGTACGTAATCCATCTCCTGACCTACGCAGCAGTGGCAGCGGCCATCCCCCACCAGTTCAGTGTTGGCGGACTCTTTGCCGAAGGAACCTGGCAGCGCTGGTATTGGCTGGCTTTCTGCATCGGGACGGGCGCGGCGCTCCTGTTCTTCAGGATTTACCTGCCACTCGCTGCGACAGTCCGGCATCAGCTCACGGTCAGTCGTGTAGTGCGTGTTGCACCTGATGTCTTCAGCATCGAAATGACCGGACTGCATCTGGAGAAGCTGGCTGGCAGCGGCGGGAGATTCTTCATCTGGAGGTTCCTGGCTCCCGGGTTCTGGTGGCAGCCGCATCCCTTCAGCCTATCCGCGGAGCCACTCCCCGCTACGGGCACTGCCGTGGGCAAACTCCGTATCACCGTCCGAAAACTAGGCGACGGATCCGCCCGATTGGCCCGTCTCAGACCCGGCACCAGGGTCGCCCTTGAGGGACCCTATGGGATGTTCAGCACCGCCGCCCGGTCCCGCAACAGAGTGGTGATGATCGGCGCCGGCATCGGCATTGCTCCTCTGCGGTCGCTGTTGGAATCCACGCCTTTTGAGCCTGGCAATGCAACGGTCCTGCTGCGCGGACACGACGAATCCGAGCTCTTCCTTGGTCAGGAAATCATGGCCCTTTGCCAAGCCCGCGGCGCGACCCTCTTCCACCTGACCGGCCCGCGCTCCGCACGCCCCAACGCATGGCTCCCCGAATCAGCCGTCCAAGCCGGGTTCACACTCCGTTCCTATATCCCGGACGTGGCCAACGCCGACGTCTACGTCTGCGGCCCTGCTGGCTGGGCCGGCAAGGTGGTCCAGGACGCACAGGCCGCAGGGGTACCCGCAGAACAACTCCACTACGAAAGGTTCGACTGGTGA
- a CDS encoding FMN-binding protein, with protein MRIRAAMATALASAGILLAGWQSGAHVAETTTSTTTSLSSSMSAGSSAANGSTGTTGTSGSTAESTTAATYDGASVQTRFGTVQVQVTIQNGKITEVTPLQLTDAERKSAQISSRAAPVLRSEVLRAQSADVQTVSGATVTSQAYLTSLQAALDAANF; from the coding sequence GTGAGAATCCGCGCAGCAATGGCAACGGCCCTGGCGTCCGCGGGCATACTGCTCGCAGGCTGGCAATCAGGAGCTCATGTTGCCGAAACAACCACGTCCACAACAACAAGCCTGAGCAGCAGCATGTCGGCCGGCAGTTCAGCGGCGAACGGCAGCACCGGCACCACCGGAACCAGCGGCAGCACCGCGGAAAGCACGACGGCGGCAACCTACGACGGCGCGTCGGTCCAGACCCGCTTCGGCACGGTTCAGGTCCAGGTGACTATCCAGAATGGCAAGATCACCGAGGTCACACCCCTGCAACTCACCGATGCGGAACGGAAGTCTGCCCAGATCAGCAGCAGGGCAGCACCTGTCCTGCGATCCGAAGTCCTCCGGGCCCAGTCAGCCGACGTACAAACTGTCAGTGGCGCGACAGTCACCAGTCAGGCCTATCTGACCTCCCTCCAGGCGGCCCTCGATGCAGCCAACTTTTAA
- a CDS encoding FAD:protein FMN transferase has protein sequence MQPTFNGEQLRARTFRSMGTVVSLTVASGTSAQTGVDELQSAVDVVGEIFTQLDLTFSLYREGSEASRLARGELTLAYASEPMQELYAVASEWRVETECAFTAERPDGALDLSGIVKAHAMREAALSLGALGLHNWCLNAGGDVLVSGSPEPVDSGFEEPNPWLAGIVDPFDHRKLLSTYRLSASAERGVRALATSGSAERGEHIWTVGAVRPEFVQVSVAAQDIVTADVLATAIVAGGPQTLDHAVEKWGVDVLAVGRTGTLLATPGFRNAG, from the coding sequence ATGCAGCCAACTTTTAACGGCGAACAGCTCCGTGCGCGTACGTTCCGCAGCATGGGCACTGTGGTGAGCCTGACCGTGGCGAGCGGAACCTCCGCCCAAACCGGCGTCGATGAGCTGCAGTCCGCCGTCGACGTCGTAGGGGAAATATTTACACAGCTGGACCTGACGTTCAGCCTTTACCGGGAAGGATCTGAAGCAAGCCGGCTGGCCCGTGGCGAACTGACGTTGGCCTATGCCTCGGAGCCAATGCAGGAGCTCTATGCCGTGGCCTCGGAATGGCGCGTGGAGACCGAATGCGCGTTCACGGCCGAGCGACCGGACGGTGCGTTGGATCTTTCCGGAATCGTCAAAGCCCACGCCATGCGCGAAGCTGCACTGTCCCTGGGTGCCCTCGGCCTGCACAATTGGTGCCTCAACGCCGGCGGGGACGTGCTGGTAAGCGGATCACCGGAGCCGGTGGACTCCGGGTTTGAAGAACCCAATCCGTGGCTGGCCGGCATCGTTGATCCGTTTGACCACCGGAAGCTGCTCAGTACATACCGCCTCAGTGCCTCGGCGGAACGCGGAGTGAGGGCCCTTGCAACGTCGGGCTCGGCGGAACGCGGGGAACACATTTGGACCGTCGGTGCAGTGCGGCCGGAGTTCGTTCAGGTTTCCGTCGCGGCACAGGACATTGTCACGGCCGACGTCCTGGCAACAGCCATCGTCGCAGGCGGACCGCAAACCCTGGATCACGCTGTGGAGAAATGGGGCGTCGACGTGCTCGCGGTTGGCAGGACCGGAACGCTGCTCGCCACACCAGGTTTTCGTAACGCGGGCTGA
- a CDS encoding SGNH/GDSL hydrolase family protein: MDFSARYVALGDSFTEGVGDDDPTRPNGVRGWADVVARQLAHSNEDFGYANLAIRGRKLRQIMAEQVDAAVALKPTLVTMYAGANDILRPKIDIDSLLEDYDAGIAKLSATGATVVLFTGFDARGSKVFSTMRGRTAIYNELLREIAENHGALLVDYWRFDEYYDVRMWAQDRMHMSTAGHVNMAKRVLDVLEHEHVLEVPELAPLPTLNRSEAIRANARWVREFAGPWVVRRVRGTSSGDGLSPKYPALIRPV; this comes from the coding sequence ATGGATTTTTCTGCCCGTTATGTTGCCTTGGGGGATTCCTTCACTGAGGGCGTTGGCGACGACGACCCAACGCGACCCAACGGCGTCCGCGGGTGGGCCGACGTCGTTGCCCGGCAGCTGGCCCACAGCAACGAGGACTTCGGCTACGCCAACCTCGCCATCCGCGGCAGGAAGCTCCGCCAAATCATGGCGGAACAAGTGGACGCGGCCGTCGCGCTGAAGCCCACTTTGGTGACGATGTATGCCGGCGCCAACGACATCCTGCGGCCCAAGATCGATATTGACTCGCTTTTGGAGGATTACGACGCCGGAATCGCCAAGTTAAGCGCGACCGGCGCCACTGTTGTGCTCTTCACGGGCTTTGACGCCCGCGGTTCGAAGGTTTTCAGCACGATGCGTGGTCGGACCGCGATCTACAACGAACTGCTCCGCGAAATCGCCGAGAACCATGGTGCCCTGCTGGTGGATTACTGGCGGTTCGATGAGTACTACGACGTCAGGATGTGGGCGCAGGACCGGATGCACATGTCGACGGCGGGCCACGTCAATATGGCCAAGCGCGTGCTGGACGTCCTCGAGCATGAGCATGTGCTCGAAGTCCCGGAGCTCGCACCGCTTCCCACGCTGAACCGGTCCGAAGCTATTCGGGCAAACGCGCGATGGGTCCGGGAATTCGCCGGCCCGTGGGTAGTGCGCCGTGTACGGGGTACGTCCTCGGGCGATGGGCTTAGCCCGAAGTATCCGGCTCTGATCCGCCCCGTGTAG
- a CDS encoding MarR family transcriptional regulator: MTEPRWLNADERRAWLALLSINTLLPSALDTQLQSAGKLSLFDYNVLAMLSETEGRYLPMSELAARTSASLSRLSHVVTKLQKRGWVERQAHPGDARVTVAHLTEAGMSTIVALAPGHVESVRALMLDSLSPDDVADLARIGEKIVSRLDNNHWILRES; the protein is encoded by the coding sequence ATGACTGAACCCCGCTGGCTTAATGCCGACGAACGCCGTGCCTGGTTGGCCCTCTTGAGCATCAATACGTTGCTCCCCTCGGCGCTGGATACGCAGCTTCAGTCTGCTGGAAAATTGTCGCTGTTCGACTACAACGTGCTGGCGATGCTCTCGGAAACCGAGGGCAGGTACCTGCCCATGAGCGAGCTTGCCGCCCGGACCAGTGCCTCGCTGTCGCGTCTGTCCCACGTGGTCACCAAACTCCAGAAGCGCGGCTGGGTGGAACGCCAGGCACACCCCGGCGACGCGCGCGTCACCGTCGCCCACCTGACCGAGGCCGGAATGTCCACCATTGTGGCCCTGGCCCCCGGTCACGTTGAGTCCGTGCGGGCGCTGATGCTCGATTCACTTTCGCCCGACGACGTCGCGGACCTCGCGCGCATCGGCGAGAAAATTGTCTCCAGGCTGGACAATAACCATTGGATCCTGCGCGAATCGTAG
- a CDS encoding YciI family protein yields the protein MFVVALTYKVPDEIVDFHRPAHMAWLKDAFDAGVFLASGRRVPATGGVLLSKVDRETLDDSLAKDPFFSNGVAEFEIIEFTATTVADGYENLLEN from the coding sequence ATGTTTGTTGTCGCCTTGACCTACAAAGTTCCCGACGAAATCGTCGACTTCCATCGTCCAGCCCACATGGCCTGGCTTAAAGACGCGTTCGACGCCGGCGTGTTCCTTGCGTCGGGACGTCGCGTTCCAGCCACGGGCGGCGTGCTGCTGTCAAAGGTTGACCGGGAAACCCTGGATGACTCACTGGCCAAAGACCCGTTCTTCAGCAACGGCGTGGCCGAGTTCGAGATCATCGAATTCACGGCGACCACTGTGGCCGACGGCTACGAGAACCTGCTCGAGAACTAA
- a CDS encoding SGNH/GDSL hydrolase family protein, translating to MRDGYAAGDSGRRRYVALGDSFTEGVGDPSKVLPNGVRGWADRVAEKLAKAQPGWEYANLAVRSKRLRHIIDEQLEPALAMEPTLITLYAGGNDILDFGTDMDALLNDYELLVARLAATGATVVLFTGFDVKVSAVLEPFKKRNTMYNQKVRDVAAKYGAILVDYWCFDAYKDSRMWAPDRLHMSKAGHKYLAAQVLDHLNVPHKISPKQWDPPQRMTMREWERRQRRWVNDWVLPLFGRKLRGITLGDSLNPRWPQPVKVPRKGGLKKLVENQQATQ from the coding sequence ATGCGGGATGGTTACGCGGCTGGGGACAGCGGACGACGGCGGTACGTCGCCCTTGGGGATTCCTTCACCGAGGGCGTGGGGGATCCGAGCAAGGTTTTGCCCAACGGGGTACGCGGCTGGGCAGACCGTGTCGCCGAGAAATTGGCCAAAGCGCAGCCGGGCTGGGAGTACGCAAATCTCGCCGTACGCAGCAAACGGCTCCGGCACATCATCGATGAACAACTCGAGCCTGCCCTCGCCATGGAACCAACACTCATCACGCTTTATGCCGGTGGCAATGACATCCTGGACTTTGGCACGGACATGGACGCGCTCCTCAACGACTATGAACTGCTGGTCGCCCGGCTTGCTGCCACCGGGGCCACGGTGGTCCTTTTTACCGGTTTTGACGTGAAGGTCTCAGCCGTCCTGGAACCGTTCAAGAAGCGCAACACGATGTACAACCAAAAGGTCCGTGATGTGGCCGCAAAGTACGGGGCGATCCTGGTGGATTACTGGTGCTTTGACGCCTACAAAGACTCACGGATGTGGGCTCCCGACCGGCTTCACATGTCCAAGGCCGGCCACAAATATCTTGCCGCCCAGGTCCTTGACCATCTGAACGTCCCGCACAAGATTTCTCCGAAGCAATGGGACCCACCCCAAAGAATGACCATGCGCGAATGGGAACGCAGGCAGCGGCGCTGGGTGAACGACTGGGTTCTGCCTCTCTTTGGACGTAAACTCCGCGGCATCACCCTGGGGGACTCCCTGAATCCCCGTTGGCCCCAGCCCGTGAAAGTCCCCCGGAAGGGCGGACTGAAGAAACTGGTCGAAAACCAGCAGGCCACGCAGTGA
- a CDS encoding siderophore-interacting protein, giving the protein MSAQPTRTQASASVEPMTLAFDVTVSAVQDLSPNFRRITFGGYSLRGFGVAGDTLDLRVKLMIPSFDAQGQQIPLPEFKMEDAGWYQEWLAMDTSVRGAMRTYTVRAERLDAVYPEIDIDFVMHFDDAGHGGPAANWAVAAKPGDALTIIGPNNRAAQCTTAGAYGGIEWRPGLAQRVLLAGDETAVPAISAILESLPADMTGHAFLEVPEAGDFQDISTPADVEITWLARGAAIGRSRPHGELLKEAVAKAVPVPGWVGIKGSEAAGPEPEDVNVDQDILWETPQRMDTAAIEATKNPTSPAGALPFYAWIAGEAFVIKEMRRYLVRDVGIDRKQVAFMGYWRRGKAEG; this is encoded by the coding sequence ATGAGTGCACAACCAACACGGACCCAAGCGAGCGCCAGCGTGGAACCCATGACCCTTGCCTTCGACGTCACGGTCTCGGCCGTGCAGGACCTGAGCCCGAATTTCCGGCGGATCACGTTCGGTGGCTACTCGCTGCGGGGCTTCGGCGTTGCAGGGGATACCTTGGACCTGCGCGTGAAGCTGATGATTCCTTCATTCGACGCCCAAGGACAGCAGATCCCCCTGCCCGAATTCAAGATGGAAGATGCCGGGTGGTACCAGGAATGGTTGGCCATGGATACTTCCGTCCGGGGAGCCATGCGCACCTACACGGTCAGGGCTGAGCGACTCGACGCCGTGTACCCCGAAATCGACATCGACTTTGTCATGCACTTTGACGACGCAGGCCATGGCGGACCCGCAGCCAACTGGGCTGTCGCGGCGAAGCCAGGTGACGCCCTCACCATCATCGGCCCGAACAACCGTGCAGCCCAATGCACCACGGCCGGTGCCTACGGCGGCATCGAATGGCGGCCCGGGCTGGCCCAGAGGGTCCTGCTCGCCGGAGACGAGACAGCAGTGCCGGCAATCAGCGCCATCCTCGAGAGCCTGCCCGCGGACATGACCGGCCACGCATTCCTTGAAGTACCCGAAGCCGGCGACTTCCAGGACATCAGCACACCTGCCGACGTCGAAATCACCTGGCTCGCCCGCGGCGCAGCGATTGGGCGCTCCCGCCCACATGGCGAACTCCTCAAAGAAGCCGTCGCCAAGGCCGTTCCCGTCCCCGGTTGGGTAGGAATCAAGGGATCCGAAGCTGCCGGACCCGAGCCCGAAGACGTCAACGTGGACCAGGACATCCTCTGGGAAACCCCGCAACGCATGGACACTGCCGCCATCGAAGCCACCAAGAACCCCACTTCGCCTGCCGGTGCGCTGCCCTTCTACGCCTGGATCGCCGGGGAAGCGTTCGTCATCAAGGAAATGCGGCGGTACCTGGTGCGGGACGTCGGAATCGATCGGAAGCAGGTTGCTTTCATGGGTTACTGGCGACGCGGCAAGGCAGAGGGCTAA
- a CDS encoding ABC transporter ATP-binding protein codes for MAMLKAKDLTLQYEQRKVVEGLTTEIPEGKVTMIVGANACGKSTLLRGLSRLLKPAGGAVTLDGKDIHSRPARELARTLGLLPQHPTAPDGISVRDLVGRGRYPHQGFFRSWSDSDDAAVQRALQATATLELAERSVDELSGGQRQRVWIAMALAQETDVLLLDEPTTYLDLAHQVEVLDLVTDLNRSRGTTVAIVLHDLNLAARYADHVIAMKGGCIVAEGPAPVVVTEQLVYDVFGLESRVVPDPISGTPLIVPIGRHHAQPVSTNELEIAS; via the coding sequence ATGGCAATGCTTAAGGCCAAGGACCTGACACTCCAATACGAGCAGCGCAAGGTGGTTGAGGGCCTCACCACGGAAATCCCCGAGGGTAAAGTCACGATGATCGTGGGCGCAAACGCCTGCGGTAAGTCCACGCTTCTCCGTGGATTGTCGCGGCTGCTCAAGCCCGCCGGCGGGGCCGTGACCCTCGACGGCAAGGACATCCATTCCCGGCCAGCCCGTGAGCTCGCCCGGACGTTGGGCCTTCTTCCGCAGCACCCCACGGCTCCGGACGGTATTAGCGTGCGCGACCTCGTGGGACGGGGCCGGTATCCGCACCAGGGATTCTTCCGGAGTTGGAGCGATTCCGACGACGCCGCGGTGCAGCGGGCGCTCCAAGCCACCGCAACGCTGGAGCTCGCAGAGCGAAGCGTCGACGAATTGTCGGGCGGACAGCGCCAGCGCGTCTGGATTGCCATGGCCCTTGCGCAGGAAACTGACGTGCTGCTGCTTGACGAGCCAACCACATACCTGGACCTTGCGCACCAGGTGGAAGTGTTGGACCTCGTTACGGACCTCAACCGCAGCCGGGGCACCACCGTGGCGATCGTGCTCCACGACCTCAACCTCGCCGCGCGCTACGCCGACCACGTCATCGCCATGAAGGGCGGATGCATTGTGGCCGAAGGACCCGCACCCGTTGTGGTGACCGAGCAACTGGTCTACGACGTCTTTGGCCTGGAATCCCGCGTGGTTCCAGACCCCATCTCAGGAACACCGCTCATTGTCCCCATCGGACGCCACCACGCACAGCCCGTTTCAACCAACGAACTGGAGATCGCCTCATGA
- a CDS encoding iron chelate uptake ABC transporter family permease subunit has translation MTTLRKLPAELALNGNVPRKHSHQLSFRRVPSPTFFLGLALVVMFAVYVLLGSYTVTIPDFFKIVIAHLTGGEKIPGASFIVMEHKLPRAAIGTLIGMAFGLAGALFQTMLRNPLASPDIIGISYGASAAAVTAIVVFGASGAVVSWAALGGALGVAAIIYAISRGTGSGAGGGSRGNAAGNRLILAGVGIAAALHAVVNFLMTRADIRTAADVLVWLNGSLNSANWERTGILMASLLVLVPAVIILAGPLRILELGDDAAAGLGIRVNATRLGLVLTAVGLAASATAAAGPVAFVAFLAGPIARRIVRKPSLPASAFTGALIVLAADFFASNIAPAILDGTVLPVGVITGALGAPFLLWLLVTSNRKEA, from the coding sequence GTGACCACCCTTCGCAAACTCCCCGCCGAGTTGGCACTTAATGGCAATGTTCCCCGGAAACATTCGCATCAATTGTCATTTCGGCGCGTGCCCAGCCCAACGTTCTTCCTCGGCTTGGCCCTCGTTGTCATGTTCGCCGTGTACGTGCTGCTGGGCAGCTACACGGTGACCATCCCTGATTTCTTCAAGATCGTCATCGCACACTTGACCGGCGGCGAGAAGATCCCCGGGGCCAGCTTCATTGTCATGGAGCACAAACTGCCCCGCGCTGCCATCGGAACACTGATCGGCATGGCCTTCGGCCTGGCCGGCGCGCTTTTCCAAACCATGCTGCGCAACCCCTTGGCCAGCCCTGACATTATCGGCATCAGCTACGGAGCCAGTGCAGCGGCCGTGACGGCGATTGTGGTCTTTGGTGCTTCCGGAGCCGTCGTTTCCTGGGCAGCCCTTGGCGGTGCGCTGGGTGTTGCTGCCATTATCTACGCGATTTCGCGCGGCACCGGGTCCGGGGCGGGCGGAGGCAGCCGTGGCAATGCTGCCGGCAACCGCCTCATACTCGCGGGTGTGGGCATCGCCGCGGCACTGCACGCAGTGGTCAACTTTCTCATGACCCGTGCTGACATCCGTACCGCGGCTGACGTCCTCGTCTGGCTTAACGGTTCGCTGAATTCTGCGAATTGGGAGCGCACCGGGATCCTCATGGCCTCCTTGCTGGTCCTGGTTCCGGCTGTCATCATCCTTGCCGGCCCGCTGCGCATCCTCGAACTCGGTGACGATGCAGCCGCCGGCTTGGGCATCAGGGTCAACGCCACCAGGCTGGGACTGGTCTTGACCGCCGTCGGGCTTGCCGCCTCCGCGACGGCGGCTGCCGGTCCCGTTGCCTTCGTCGCTTTCCTGGCCGGACCAATTGCCCGACGCATCGTCCGCAAACCCAGCCTCCCGGCGTCGGCCTTTACCGGCGCGCTGATCGTGTTGGCCGCAGACTTCTTCGCCTCCAACATCGCACCCGCCATCCTCGACGGAACCGTCCTCCCGGTCGGCGTCATCACGGGCGCCCTCGGTGCACCCTTCCTGCTGTGGCTCCTGGTCACCTCGAATCGAAAGGAAGCCTGA
- a CDS encoding iron chelate uptake ABC transporter family permease subunit, which translates to MKLSTTTAASVGQVGGTSVPGNQRDSAPRSNVAGGGTGSRATSGRSAWLLVAVVVLVAACAASLAIGARGLPLSTIWEAITNFNPESGDHAVVIARVPRTVLGLLAGAALGLAGAAMQGVARNPLADPGILGLNAGAALAVVVGIYVFGVGSLTGYIWFAFIGAAAAAVVVYAIASRGRDGATPVKLALAGAALSAGLFSLMNVILVSSQDTLDRFRFWQVGSIGGRDWSVLLPALPFLAVGAVIVLASGRILNSLALGDDIARGLGQNVGLSRGIIGLGIVLLCGSATALAGPIAFLGLVIPHAVRSLTGPDYRWVLPFSMISAPILLIIADVIGRVVLLPGEVPAGIMTALVGAPVFVWLIRRGKGAGL; encoded by the coding sequence ATGAAATTGAGTACGACGACGGCGGCTTCCGTGGGGCAGGTTGGCGGCACATCTGTGCCTGGTAACCAGCGCGATAGCGCACCCCGGAGCAATGTGGCCGGAGGGGGAACCGGTTCCAGGGCAACAAGCGGGCGGAGTGCCTGGCTGCTGGTCGCCGTCGTCGTACTCGTCGCCGCGTGCGCAGCATCCTTGGCGATCGGCGCGCGCGGGCTTCCCCTGTCCACCATTTGGGAAGCCATCACCAACTTCAATCCTGAAAGTGGCGACCACGCAGTGGTCATCGCACGGGTTCCCCGAACAGTATTGGGTCTCCTGGCAGGCGCCGCCCTGGGCTTGGCTGGAGCGGCAATGCAAGGAGTGGCCCGCAACCCCCTGGCTGATCCCGGGATTCTGGGACTCAATGCGGGTGCGGCCCTTGCGGTTGTCGTGGGCATCTATGTTTTCGGCGTCGGTTCGCTCACCGGCTACATTTGGTTCGCCTTCATCGGCGCCGCAGCGGCCGCCGTCGTCGTTTACGCCATCGCGTCCAGGGGACGTGACGGTGCGACGCCGGTCAAGCTCGCCCTCGCGGGCGCGGCGCTGAGTGCCGGCCTGTTCTCGCTGATGAATGTCATCCTGGTCTCAAGCCAGGACACCCTGGACCGGTTCCGGTTCTGGCAGGTGGGAAGTATTGGCGGACGCGACTGGTCCGTTCTGCTACCTGCTCTTCCCTTCCTGGCCGTCGGCGCCGTAATCGTTCTGGCCAGTGGCCGCATCCTGAACAGCCTCGCCCTGGGTGACGACATCGCACGTGGACTCGGTCAGAATGTTGGCCTATCCCGTGGAATCATCGGCCTTGGGATCGTCCTGCTGTGCGGATCCGCCACCGCGTTGGCTGGACCCATCGCGTTCCTCGGCCTGGTGATTCCGCACGCTGTCCGCTCGCTCACCGGTCCGGACTACCGGTGGGTCCTGCCGTTCTCCATGATCTCGGCGCCCATCCTGCTGATCATCGCCGATGTGATCGGCCGAGTGGTCCTGCTTCCCGGCGAAGTTCCGGCCGGCATCATGACCGCGCTCGTCGGTGCGCCGGTGTTCGTGTGGCTCATCCGCCGCGGAAAGGGGGCCGGACTGTGA